Below is a window of Allomuricauda ruestringensis DSM 13258 DNA.
GGATAGCTCTTCGTCGTCTATTTCTTCAGAAAGCAATCTAAAACGTTCACAGCTTCTTGCCTCGATAAGGGCTGCATATAAAAGTTTGTGGACCAAATGGGTTTCACGACTACCTCCTTTTGGGAAGAATTTCATCAACTCGATAACGTATTCATCCTTGCGTTCGCGGCCCAAGACCCAGCCACGTTTTACTATTTTATCGTGTACCATGTTAAAATGACCCATTTCTTCACGGGCAAGAGCGGTCATTTCTTTCACTAATTCCGACTTTTCCGGAAAACCGATAATCAACGAAATAGCCGTGCTTGCCGCTTTTTGCTCACAGTACGCATGATCCGTCAAAATTTCTTCAATGTTTTTTTCAACAATGTTCACCCACCTTGGGTCCGTAGGTAATTTTAGGCCTAACATGGTAATCAATTTTGCACAAAGATAATCTGATAGGATTAAATAAATTCGCTGAACCCTCGTTATATTTGTAAAACCAACAGATTCTAGTCTATATCTTATGACCAAAACCTCTAAAGATTATCTCTCCGATATTCTAAAATTAAATTTAAGCGAACCTGAATTCCATTGGTTGACAAGTGCCGTAGCGCAAATCTCGAACACCAAAAGCAGGAAAGATCTATACATAACCTATAGTCTGTGCACTTCCAAAATCGACGATAGGCCCATAACTGATTTTGGTTCTCAGGATTTTGAATGGAAAGACTATTTGGAAATACAAAAGGCGTCGACCTTGGAGGTTTCCAGAATTTTTATACTCTCTTCCGTGCTCGAAGCTGGAGAAGAATTTTTAAAGCCGGTACAGCAATTGATTCAGGTTGCTGATAAAACCGAATTGGAAACTTTTCTAAAATATTTGGTTTTGTTACCAGAGCCAAAGAATTTCAAGTTTGCTGCCGTTGAGGCGCTAAGAACCAACATTGCTACGGTTTTTAATGCCATTTCCCAATACAATCCATATCCATCTGAATATTTTACCACCGCCGAGTGGAACCAAATGTACCTTAAGGCTGCTTTTATGCAGCAAGATTTGAAAAAGATACCTGAAATAGGGAAAATGGCCAACAAGGATTTGGCGCGCATCATTTCCGATTATGCACATGAGAGATGGGCGGCATCAAGAGATGTGGACCCTATGTTTTGGAGACCGGTATCCAATTTTTTGGAAGATAACTTGGTTGATGATATAGAAAGCTTGTTCAAAAGTGAGGAAGAACGGGAGCAAAAGGCAGCCACTTTGGTTTGTTTTCACTCCACCTCCGTTGAAGCGAAAAAATTACTTGATACATACCACACCCATCTGCAAAATGTGGAGCAGGGAGATATAACTTGGAAAAATTTATAATAGCATGGATGATAAACTAATGATAATAGACCCACATGTTCACATGACATCCAGAACCACGGATGACTATGAAGCTATGGCGGCAGCTGGGGTTGTAGCTCTGATAGAACCATCATTCTGGTTGGGACAACCAAGAACCCAAGTAGGTTCCTTTCAAGACTATTTTAGCAGTCTTGTGGGGTGGGAGCCGTTTAGGGCATCGCAATTTGGGATACAG
It encodes the following:
- a CDS encoding EboA domain-containing protein, with the translated sequence MTKTSKDYLSDILKLNLSEPEFHWLTSAVAQISNTKSRKDLYITYSLCTSKIDDRPITDFGSQDFEWKDYLEIQKASTLEVSRIFILSSVLEAGEEFLKPVQQLIQVADKTELETFLKYLVLLPEPKNFKFAAVEALRTNIATVFNAISQYNPYPSEYFTTAEWNQMYLKAAFMQQDLKKIPEIGKMANKDLARIISDYAHERWAASRDVDPMFWRPVSNFLEDNLVDDIESLFKSEEEREQKAATLVCFHSTSVEAKKLLDTYHTHLQNVEQGDITWKNL
- a CDS encoding tRNA-(ms[2]io[6]A)-hydroxylase, whose protein sequence is MLGLKLPTDPRWVNIVEKNIEEILTDHAYCEQKAASTAISLIIGFPEKSELVKEMTALAREEMGHFNMVHDKIVKRGWVLGRERKDEYVIELMKFFPKGGSRETHLVHKLLYAALIEARSCERFRLLSEEIDDEELSEFYRNLMVSEANHYTMFLKFARKYGKKEEVDQKWEDLLEYEAQLMKDLGKKETMHG